The genomic window GACATTTTTTACCAACTAGTGAATTTTTATTCCCCAAACcaggatctttacttttgtcaaatgaAGTTATTGTATTCTTTTACTACTATTTGTTGCATGTCTGTTCTATTTCACTAAtcaacctttctatttcttagccaaaacCAGATAGATTTAATCATTAATACTTTGTAACAGTTtaaaatctagtactgctagatctccttcctttacattttttcattatttcctttgatattcgtaatcttttgtttttccaaatgaatttcgttattttttttctagctcaataattttttaaaaatttctttgagatagcattgaataagtagataaggtaggattgtcattttaattatattggatCTGCCCAttcatgaaaaattattttttctcaaattatttacgtctaactttatttgtgcaaaaagttTTATGGTTATATTCatcatgtagttcctgggtttgttttggcaggttaacttccaggtattttattctgtccatggttattttgctttgttacatttaaaagagtggttaCCTTAAACtatgaccacgaaaatatggtttcaagactttgaatcgctgaaactgtaaagataatttttagtgtcttgatttcatattaaaaataaagtggtcaccatgggaaaaattcccaaatgtgaaatacccaagtcagctgggttttatggaaattttaattaatacaaatgaaggaattaaagaaagagagagtaagaggaaataatgagaaaagggctaggccagcctaggcttaagccttaagagagagatcagtcttttatcaactcatcacaagatccttccaagaaaaactctagtgttcagagagatccgGCTACCAAGGCTGCACTCTCTCAGCCACTGAGACAGAGACCAGCCttcaattcagctccatagctgaatctttcttcagaggccttctgacctccttttaaagagaattttctcctatgtcacctcccctaagttttcacatctaccaatcacagtagacattttccaaaggactgaccattcttaattcacacctgagtagcctaaacttttgagtaattcacacctgagtagactaaaacctcacacctcttgctaagcttgcttgaacttttagtgattaatttgaccttcataggtacatagcacctttttgtattagatctaaaaatagacccagcttaagggttttagctttactttaagtatggtttaagtacttttcattgttcagtaaggagtttacaactttatcttcccctaaagtgtgcttaagtatgggtggagtaatgttagagttctcacattcctgatcaagtaccttcattgtttaaaatggggaatagtcttaaccaaatgttttaaggtagagtctgagaaattttaagattcacaatctgagaaattttaagattcacagctttattattttttaactcttgtttttattttactgaattttCAAATGAACCATCCCTTTAATACACACATGTGCgcgcacaaacacacacacatacacacacattccatgtaagaaagaataaaaaaagaaagagaaaaatgagaatagtCTATCAGTTTTAACCAATATATTACCTCCATTGGATTGTTTTGACATTGCTCTATCCATAGACATGCATCTAATGCAAATGAggaataaaagtttattttccccatctcttttgTGAGGGCCAACGCTAGTCACTTTTATACAGtattgttttatttctatttctgtcctTTTACAATGTTGTAGTCATGGCTTATAATGATTatgtttgcttcactttgcagCAGTTCACGTaagtcttctcatgcttctctgtaGTTGTCATAACCATTATTTGTTATAGTATAAAATTTCAAGGCATTGATATAACTCAATTTCTTTAGCTATTACACAACCCTTATtcagttattttgtttttaattctttactaCAACAAAAGCATTACTATTAGTATTTTAGTACATATTTAGATTTTCTATCCTTGATTACCTTGGGATACATTCCTTGTAGCCATACAATTATTTTACATAGGGTAGCTATATCTTCTTGCAAATTTTTGtcagtgatatatagaaatgccaataatttattgggtttattttatattctgttttttacaatttttaatttAACACTGGAACTGACAGTACATGACTTGATGAGGACAGATGTATGGAATGCATTTTACACTAGGAAATTTTTCCAAGACTTTTTAGTATATAGATAATTTGTTCACACTACTGACTCCCTGACCAAAAAGATTTTAATTGGTAATTTGCTACCCCCAAAGATGTGAGTTTTCCAAGTGTTGTGATTTTGGTTGATTTGCCTGGgatgtttccagttttttctggACCGATACCGATATCCGTCATGAAATTTTGCTAGGTAGTTAGGCGAAGACTAAGTGAAATGGGTTTTGGGAAGAGGGAAATGGAATAAATAAGTTGCTCCTATCCTGTCTTCCTGCCCGGGAATATTCAATCCCATTAAAAATGCCATCTTTGCATTTTGTTTGGGGTGTCGAAAGGAGAGGATTGAAGAGGGCTGCAGCACTGGGGGTGGTGGGTGCAGCCAGTATTCGAGTTTTGTCTAGTTCTGTCCGATCTGGTCCTGTGTGTTCCGCGCCTCAGCTCGTGGCTTCTCGAGGAGGGATCGTCGTCGCTGTCTCCCGGAGCTCGGAGACGCTGGGACTTCTCCTCCCAGCCTGGGTGCCGAGGAGACTCCGATGCTGAACTCAGTAGATCAGCCCATGAAAACTTCCATACTCAGAGAAAGAAACGGATCTGGCCGAAAACAATACTTACTATCTTGGGCCTGGCAGCAGGGAAGAAGACAAGTGATGGAAATCTTACAGTCTGCAAAGAGGACTGAAAGGTGACatagaagctggagatgggtggTGGGGAGAGATTTGACATTCCAGTTTCCCAATCTAGAAATGTTAGTAAGAACCAACAGCAGCAACTTAATAGGCAAAAGAACAAGGATCAGAATTCCCAGATGAAGATTgttcacaaaaagaaagaaagaggacatGTTTATAATTCATCTGCAGCAGCTGCATGGCAGGCTGTGCAAAATGGGGGGAAGAATGGGCATTTTCCAAATAATCAAAATTGGAATTCTAGCTTGGCGAGTTCCGATTTATTTTTGAAATCCCAAACTAATCAGAACTACGCTGGAACGAAATTTAGCAAGCCCCCATCACCAAGTGTTCTGCCTAAACCTCCCAGTCACTGGGTTCCAGTATCCTTGAATCCTTCTGATAAAGAAATCATGACCTTTCAACTGAAAACTTTACTTAAAGTCCAGCTGTGATGTGCTGATGGTGAAGTGTTTAGGGCTTCAGATGGTTTAGAGGAGCAAATCAAGTCTAAACAGAAACATTTCTTGGTTAGGAAAATTCTATCTTCTCTCTGTATAACAGCTAACTGATGATAGGGGGCAATACTTGATGTAAAGGGCCATCTTGTGGGTGTGTGCGCGCCCGCTTTTCATTTATACGTGAGCCTTGTGATGAGGATGAGAAGGCAGTTTGAAATATTGTCCATTTTTGGACTTGATGCCAATTTCAATTGAACATCAGCTCTCCAAGTTTTGAACTTGAAATCATAGGTGAATTGTAAATCAGGGTTAACGTATGATATAGATTCACAGGCTTTTCTTAATTAggggaaaatatgtattataaatcATGTTTCTAGGCAAAAAAACTACAATGGTGCAGTGGAACATTTCATGTGCGGCAGTCGCAGATTGGTGATTTCTGGAAAAGGAGCTAAGTCACCCATATTCCATTGTGGCTGGGCTAGATAAAGTTGAGCACCAGCCACATGTAATGGGATGCAAATAGAAACCGCAACAGCACTGAACTGCCAAATCCAATGTGAACTTTcagggatagatggatagatgtgTGATAGGAATCAATCCCTGGCAATGAATCAAGGAGGGGAATGCCAGTCAGTAAGGTGGTCCTGAAATCCAAGGGTCTTGTGCTTGATGACATTATGCAGGGAAGGTTGAGACTGGGTAGGGCAGAGAACATTGCCTTAGTACCTGCCTCATCCCTTAAGGGTTACTGGCATTTGTGTGCTTAATTTTCCAGGAACTACATGGCGAGTATTTTTTGTGTCAGGAGAATGTGCCAGAAAGCTTCTTAAAGATATTCTAATCTTTATTCAGTATTTGGCCGCATTGTTTTCACACAGTTTTCAAAATGCATCAAGGCACTGGCAGAATTGCTCTGATTCCTGTGAGAGTTCTAAAGTAGAATAGTAAAGTTGTAAATTACCTAGGAAAGAGCCATGTAAATAAACGTAAAATTTGTAGCATATGTAAATTTTTGCTGGCCTTTTCttcaaaaagtattttgtaatacAGAATTGCTCAATATAAGGCAGACCCTGGACTGAATGAAGACAAATCTGGTTTTAGAAGGAtcaagatatattttttaaaagaaagcagaGTCCTTGCATTAAGTTGCTAATGCTACATGTTTTGATTCAGCTGGAAACTGTCTTGCAAGAGACTAACTTAGAGCTATTAGGAAAAAACCAGAACTTCTAAAGCTGCTAAGACACAGAGTGCTCTTATTTTGAACACATAAAAGAATGTTTGAATAAGATTACTATTAAAACAGgcctaattattttttcaaaaaacaaaacaaaaccaaaaaaagggtcAACAAGAAGACGATTTTGATTGAATGACAATCTCTTACTAAAGGGTCCCTTCTCAGAAAACAAGGTACTCCCTTTGGCCTTTTCCTA from Monodelphis domestica isolate mMonDom1 chromosome 4, mMonDom1.pri, whole genome shotgun sequence includes these protein-coding regions:
- the LOC100017941 gene encoding proline-rich nuclear receptor coactivator 2-like, with product MGGGERFDIPVSQSRNVSKNQQQQLNRQKNKDQNSQMKIVHKKKERGHVYNSSAAAAWQAVQNGGKNGHFPNNQNWNSSLASSDLFLKSQTNQNYAGTKFSKPPSPSVLPKPPSHWVPVSLNPSDKEIMTFQLKTLLKVQL